The Chitinibacter bivalviorum genomic interval ATGTAGTCGAGTAGCGCGATGCTCTCTTGTACTGCGTTATGCGCGATCCGCGCATGATGATCGCCGGCAAAAAGCAGTTCATCGCCAAACTGCAGCAGCGTCTCGCCCGATGGTAGGAGCGTGTCACACCCCGCGTGACGATGGAGTAGGGCGAGGCATTGCAACGTATTGCCATGATTTAATGCATCGTGGGTGTAGTGATCAATGCGCAGTGGTGGTTGCGGTTGGGCCAGCATGGCGTGGACTGCTGACGCATTTTTGGCATTAAATTGAACGCGCCAAATTTCGGGGACATGGCCTGCGCACAGTTGATTGAGTTGAGGCAGCAATTGCGCGGCCCAATCTTCCGATTGCTGCTGAATCAAGCTCATGGCATCGGCGAGTAAAGGGTTTTCCATCGCGCGCAGACATTCGTGCGCAATAATCTGAGCCCGAATCGAGGTGATATTGGGTTTAAAGGCCTGAAATAAGATGTGGTTATGCGTTAAATTTTGCCGCGCCACGGTATATAGATGCGGGTTTATTTCCCGCGCAGTGGCCAGTGCCGACAGATTATTGGCGTCATGGTCATGGCTAACCAGCAAGCCGACGGCCTGTTCAATCCGCGCTTGACGCAAGGAGGCTGCATCTACGCCCAGCGCCAAAATAAAATCAGACTCGGGTAACTGCGCTTGCGGCTCTGGATCAATGACCGTGACAGTACATCCTGCCTGTATCAGTGCGGTATACACTGCGCCGCCAAAGCGTCCGTAGCCGACAATAACCCAGTGCCCAATCGGTGGTGGTGGATCATTGCTGATAAGATTGCCCGGGAAGTCGGCCAAGACATCACATAGCTGGGCAACCGTGGGTTGCTGCAATCGGCGCGCAAATTTGCGGCCTACAGTTTCAAATAGATTGATGACCTTATTCGTGCCAAACGAGGCCATATTTTCGGCGACTGATCGATTGCGGCTGCGGCAAATCGACAGTAATTTTGGGCGCAATACATAGGCACTGATTGCGATCGCTAAATTGACTTCTTCGTTGCCAGTGATACCGATAATGCCGATGCATTGTGGATGCTCTATGCCTGCGACTTTGAGTAATTCGGGATTGGCGGCATCGCCCGCAATGCAGGGGGTGTCGTAATGAAAATCAGCCAAGGCAATGTCGTTAATGCGCTCTTCACGCAATTCCACAATCACAAAGCGCATATCAAGATCATCGAGCACCTTGCACAGTAGCCGTGCGCTTTGCCCGTAACCGCAAATCAGATAAAAAGGCTCGCTAATGCGCCGCACTTTACGTCGGAATCGGGCATGGGCAATCGCTTTGCGTAGCGATTCATCGCGCATCAAGCCAAAAATCGAGCCTATCGTGTACGCCCAGCCTGTGACGGCCAAATAAATGCACACCAAGACCCATAAGCGTTGCTGATAGGTAAAAGGGTGGGGGATCTCGCCAAAGCCAATCGAGGTGGCGGTATAACTAATGAAATAAAAGGCGTGGAAAAAATCGATGTGATACGGCTTGCCATCGCCGTCTATCCCCGGAATCAAGACCAGACCGAGTACGGCGATCGCATACACGCTGATCAGCATGACAATCGGCGCGCGCAAGCGCCGCAGCATGAGGAAGAAGATGCCGTCCATGCTTAGCGCCGATGTTGCAGCGTTTCACCAATCAGCAGCACCACCGAAACCAAATTAGCGGCCAGTGCGCCGGCGGCAAATGACACCACCATCGAGGTAATACCCGGTGTCATGCCTAAGCCAGAAACATATTCGGCATGCCCCCAGATCAAGGCCGCAGTGACTAATTGCAAATCAGCGACCAGGCTAGTGGCCAAATGCAGCGCACCAACTTGGGTACGATCGCCAAATTTGAGTGTGGTCGCAATCAGATTAATCACAATCGCGGCAAATAGCTCAAACACATCATGCTGGTGCGCCACATCGATTTGGCCCAAGACAAAGCCGAAATTGAGCGTGAACGCGAGCAGGATGAAAAAACCAAAAATCACTTTTTCAATATTCATGATGCCAGCCTAGTGGGTAGATACATGCAGGGGTATATCGTTGTAAAGCCGCTGTAATGGCTGTGCAGGGATATACATATTGAATTGATTGTGGCGTAGTCCACTGCCGAGTTCAAGTGCATTTTGCCGCCGCTGAGCTTATCCACGCGCAAGGTGGATAAAACCGGCGCTGCGCTGTGGATAAGTGCGCTAAGTCCTTGAACTAATGTGCTGCTGCTAGATTGATGCAAAAAGTGGCAGCGAGAAAGGCTTTTCCCCGCATTACTGGCATAGCTGCGGGGGTAAGCTGTGGATGAGTGAGCTAAGTGGCTGTTTTGAATTACATAATCATCGCTGCTTAATTTTTAAGCAAAAACAAGCCCGCTCATCTTCAATAGTGACACGCCAATTGCGGCCATCATTAACGCAATCAAGCCATCCAGCACGCGCCAAGCCACGGGTTTGGCGAACAAAGGCGCAAGTTTGCTGGCACCAAAGGCCAAGGAAAAAAACCACAAACCCGAAAAACTCACGGCACCTAATAAAAACATCGGTTGATTGGCCGGATCTTGCTGCGCACCGATCCCGCCGACTAACACCACCGTATCCAAAATCGCATGCGGATTGAGTACCGAAAAACCCAGCGCTGCCAATGCCACGCCTTTCGCGGTTTTAATGCCCTGACTTTGCGCATCCAGTACCAGCGCTGCTGGGCGAATGGCTTTTTTCAGCGATTGCCAGCCAAACCAAAATACAAAGGCCGCACCGGCTAAAGCCATCCAGACTTCGAGTTGCGGTAAGGTCTGCAGCATTTTGCCCATGCCCAGTACGCCTGCCGACATCAGCAACATATCGCAGGTCACACAAGTGATCGCCGCAACAAAAAGATGTTGGCGCGTGATGCCTTGGCGCAAGATAAAAGCATTCTGCGCGCCAATCGCCATAATCAGGCTGGCACACAAAGCCATGCCTTGGAAAAACACACTGCTATTCATTGTTTCAACCCTGTTCGAATTATTTTTGGAATAAAGGCATTGTGCTAAGAAACGCTTGCTTGATAAAGAATATTTAATTTATCTTGTGAATACTTAAAATATCTTAATTTAGAGGCGGCGATGCAATTCGATCATAAACAGGCCGAAGCCTTATTGGCGGTCATTGATACGGGGAGCTTTGAACAGGCCGCCCATGAGTTGCATTTAACTGCATCGGCGATTTCGCAGCGCGTGCGGCAATTGGAAACGCAATTGGGTACGCCGCTGTTGGTGCGCTCGCGGCCATGCCGAGCAACGATGGCTGGGCAACAATTATTGCAATACCTGCGTCGCGCGCGGCTGCTGGAGCAAGATTTTTTTGCCAGCTTTTCCGGTGAGCAATCAATGCCTTTGAGTGTGCCATTGGCGGTCAATGCCGATACGCTGAGCACATGGCTGTTACCGGCGCTGAGTGATTTTTTGATTAGCGAAAATGTCCTGATTAGCCTCACTGTCGATGATCAGGATCATACCTATAGCCTGATGCAGGAAGGTCAGGCGCTGGCATGCGTGTCCGCCGAGCCCAATCCAATGCAAGGCTGTATGGTGCATGAGCTGGGCGTGCTGCGGTATCGGATGTTGGCTTCACCCGTATTTCACGCGCGCTGGTTTGGCAAGGGCTATCACCGCGAAGCGGCACGGGTGGCGCCCGTGATGGTGTTTAACCGCAAAGATGCCCTGCAGGCAGGGTTTTTGCAGCAGTTATTTGGATTGCGCCCCGGTAGTTATCCCGAGCATCACGTGCCGGCGAGCGAGCCCTATTTGCAATCGATTTTGCTCAGCTTAGGTTACGGCATGGTGCCGCACCTGCAAGCAGATGAATACATCGCCCGTGGTGAGCTCATCGACGTTGCGCCGCAAAAGCCCACCGATGTCGTGCTGTATTGGCACCATTGGAAAGTGCAGTCTCCACGCTTGGAGCGACTTTCGCGTCGCTTGGTTGAGGCGGCGCGGCAGACTTTGCTGACTCGGCTTGATTAATGGCTGTTGCAGCTTGTGCTTGCCGGTGTTTTTCAAACGCGCTTCGCGCTTGTTTCAGAGTTGAAAACAGCATAAAGCTGTTTTGGACGTGTTCTGTTTGAGCCGACTGCGCCACGCGGGCCTCAATCTGGCTTTTGCGCCCCGCGAGCGCGAGTGGTATGCCGCGTTCAGCCAAGCCTTGCTGTAAATCCCACATAGCCTGCTCGCCGGCCATATCAATTTGCGTAATCAGTGTTGTATTGATTGCCGCTAATGTGATTTTCGCTTGTTCCATAGACAATGCCCGTCAGAATTTCTGATGTATTTGCCCAAGGATTAGTCAAGTCAATGTATTGATGACTATACCCTGCACGGTATTTTGTAGGCCTTTGAGTGAGGTAAGCGACGACTTCGCAAGTCATTAAAGCAGAATCGAAGTTAAATACGTATTGCAAATGAGAATGGTTGCTAGTAGCATATGCGAATGATTCTCGATAACAAAAAAATTCTTTGCGGTGTCGTCGTCCTTCACGCGGCTATGTTTTATCAGCTGAGTCAGTCGGTACGGCCGCAGTCGCAAGCTGAGCCCCTGATGATGCAGGCCATCCCTTTGGCGATGGGCGACTTGGCTCCCGAGCCTAAGCCCGAAGCGCAAAAGCCGCTTGCTCAGCCCAAGCAAAAAATGAAGACGGTCAAACAGAAAGTGCAAGAGCGCGTTGTTCGACCTGCGCAGGTAGCCAAGACCGAAGCGCAGACGCAAACGCCAGAGCGCAGCGCAACGCTGGAAGTCGCGGCTGCAAAAGCCAATCAAAATGCAGATAACGCTGAGCCGACTGTGAGCAAAAGTCGCGATGCCACTGAGCACGCCGCAGCAGGCGGGCAAGAAGGCGTGAGCAAGCAGGTAGAGCCGACGGTTAGCGCGCCCAGCTTTCATGCCAATTATCTAAGCAACCCCAAGCCGCCTTATCCTCCCGCGTCACTGGCGCTCGGTGAGCAAGGCGTCGTGATGTTGCGCGTTGCAGTGAGCCCGGCGGGTTTGCCTGAAAAAATCGATTTGGCCAAAAGCAGTGGCTATTCGCGCCTGGATGCGGTGGCGCAAAGCACCGTGCTGAAATGGCGCTTTGTGCCGGCCAAGCGGGGCGATGAAGCGGTGGCTGGCACCGTTGTAGTACCGGTTAATTTTTCAATCAAGAAGTCTTAAGGATTCGTCATGGATTTGTCTTTGGTTTTGCACTCAGGTGACCCGATATTGCAATCGGTTTTTGGGCTTTTGGTCTTGATGTCGATCGTGAGCTGGGTGGTGATCATCGCACGCTCTCGCCTGCTTTGGATTATGAAGCGCCACCAGCAAAAGTTTATGAGCTCTTTTTGGGAGGCCAGTGATTGGCAAGAGGCACTCAGTTTAGCGCTCAAACATAAAGCGCCAGCGGCCAAATTGGCGCGCGCGGGGGCTGATGGTTTGCGCCATTATCGGGCTCATGAGGGCGGCGGCTTGGGTAAAGCTGTTTCGCTGGATGATTATCTGGTTCGCAATCTACGCACCAAATTAAGCCAAGAAACCGCCAAGATGGAGCGCGGCTTGACGTGGC includes:
- a CDS encoding potassium channel family protein, with protein sequence MDGIFFLMLRRLRAPIVMLISVYAIAVLGLVLIPGIDGDGKPYHIDFFHAFYFISYTATSIGFGEIPHPFTYQQRLWVLVCIYLAVTGWAYTIGSIFGLMRDESLRKAIAHARFRRKVRRISEPFYLICGYGQSARLLCKVLDDLDMRFVIVELREERINDIALADFHYDTPCIAGDAANPELLKVAGIEHPQCIGIIGITGNEEVNLAIAISAYVLRPKLLSICRSRNRSVAENMASFGTNKVINLFETVGRKFARRLQQPTVAQLCDVLADFPGNLISNDPPPPIGHWVIVGYGRFGGAVYTALIQAGCTVTVIDPEPQAQLPESDFILALGVDAASLRQARIEQAVGLLVSHDHDANNLSALATAREINPHLYTVARQNLTHNHILFQAFKPNITSIRAQIIAHECLRAMENPLLADAMSLIQQQSEDWAAQLLPQLNQLCAGHVPEIWRVQFNAKNASAVHAMLAQPQPPLRIDHYTHDALNHGNTLQCLALLHRHAGCDTLLPSGETLLQFGDELLFAGDHHARIAHNAVQESIALLDYIRTGVEQPQSWIFRKLAQRKTDQLAAH
- a CDS encoding DUF6394 family protein, which codes for MNIEKVIFGFFILLAFTLNFGFVLGQIDVAHQHDVFELFAAIVINLIATTLKFGDRTQVGALHLATSLVADLQLVTAALIWGHAEYVSGLGMTPGITSMVVSFAAGALAANLVSVVLLIGETLQHRR
- a CDS encoding LysE/ArgO family amino acid transporter produces the protein MNSSVFFQGMALCASLIMAIGAQNAFILRQGITRQHLFVAAITCVTCDMLLMSAGVLGMGKMLQTLPQLEVWMALAGAAFVFWFGWQSLKKAIRPAALVLDAQSQGIKTAKGVALAALGFSVLNPHAILDTVVLVGGIGAQQDPANQPMFLLGAVSFSGLWFFSLAFGASKLAPLFAKPVAWRVLDGLIALMMAAIGVSLLKMSGLVFA
- a CDS encoding LysR family transcriptional regulator ArgP, encoding MQFDHKQAEALLAVIDTGSFEQAAHELHLTASAISQRVRQLETQLGTPLLVRSRPCRATMAGQQLLQYLRRARLLEQDFFASFSGEQSMPLSVPLAVNADTLSTWLLPALSDFLISENVLISLTVDDQDHTYSLMQEGQALACVSAEPNPMQGCMVHELGVLRYRMLASPVFHARWFGKGYHREAARVAPVMVFNRKDALQAGFLQQLFGLRPGSYPEHHVPASEPYLQSILLSLGYGMVPHLQADEYIARGELIDVAPQKPTDVVLYWHHWKVQSPRLERLSRRLVEAARQTLLTRLD
- a CDS encoding energy transducer TonB translates to MILDNKKILCGVVVLHAAMFYQLSQSVRPQSQAEPLMMQAIPLAMGDLAPEPKPEAQKPLAQPKQKMKTVKQKVQERVVRPAQVAKTEAQTQTPERSATLEVAAAKANQNADNAEPTVSKSRDATEHAAAGGQEGVSKQVEPTVSAPSFHANYLSNPKPPYPPASLALGEQGVVMLRVAVSPAGLPEKIDLAKSSGYSRLDAVAQSTVLKWRFVPAKRGDEAVAGTVVVPVNFSIKKS
- a CDS encoding MotA/TolQ/ExbB proton channel family protein, whose amino-acid sequence is MDLSLVLHSGDPILQSVFGLLVLMSIVSWVVIIARSRLLWIMKRHQQKFMSSFWEASDWQEALSLALKHKAPAAKLARAGADGLRHYRAHEGGGLGKAVSLDDYLVRNLRTKLSQETAKMERGLTWLATTGSVAPFIGLFGTVWGIYHALVGIATSGNASLTTVAAPIGEALVATAAGLAVAIPAVIAYNAFIRSNRRFAQELDGFTHDLHAQLLTEGGHGIR